The following are from one region of the Leptolyngbya sp. CCY15150 genome:
- a CDS encoding AbrB/MazE/SpoVT family DNA-binding domain-containing protein, translated as MDIQLKKWGNSLGLRIPHRLAESFGWDENSTVEMLEVDGALVIRKKAIATSLDELLASIPDDFYYPTDVNDFVNSGPEGQELL; from the coding sequence ATGGATATTCAACTGAAAAAGTGGGGGAATAGCCTAGGCTTACGCATTCCCCATCGGTTGGCGGAGAGCTTTGGATGGGATGAAAACTCGACAGTGGAGATGTTGGAAGTAGATGGGGCGTTGGTGATCCGCAAGAAGGCGATCGCCACCTCTTTGGACGAGTTACTGGCCAGTATTCCTGACGATTTTTACTACCCCACGGATGTGAACGACTTTGTGAACAGTGGGCCAGAGGGGCAGGAATTGCTCTAG
- a CDS encoding type II toxin-antitoxin system PemK/MazF family toxin yields the protein MQLRRGEVIRVNLNPTQGREQMGDALSCLVLSQMSFNAARGGLVIVSPIASTVRPEIKTLIPIPEGFRVSGSVIAEQIRTIDLSQRWWRSMDEHLPSAVVDQVVATLNLIIGS from the coding sequence ATGCAGTTGCGCCGAGGTGAAGTGATTCGCGTCAATTTGAATCCCACCCAGGGAAGAGAGCAAATGGGAGATGCTCTCTCCTGCTTAGTGTTGAGCCAGATGTCTTTTAACGCGGCTAGGGGTGGCCTGGTGATTGTGTCACCCATTGCCAGCACGGTTAGACCTGAAATTAAGACGCTAATTCCTATTCCTGAAGGGTTTCGGGTGAGCGGGTCGGTGATTGCCGAGCAGATTCGCACCATCGATTTGAGCCAGCGCTGGTGGCGCAGTATGGATGAGCATTTGCCTTCGGCAGTGGTTGATCAGGTTGTGGCAACGCTGAATCTCATCATTGGCAGCTAG